The genomic stretch GAATGTGCAGATCTTGATGCCCGGGGAACGCACGCAGGCTCACCGGAACATGCGGAGCGAAACGCGGCTCGTCGTCGAAGCGCCGGAAGAAGCGGTATTCGTGTGCGACTTCGAGGCGTACCCCATGAAGCGGGGCGACGTGGTGATCAGCCCCAATTGGACGTTTCACGACCACTGGAACCAGGGCTCCACGCCGGCCCTCTTCGTCGACGGGTACGACAACGGCTATATGGGCGCCAACATCAACGAGCGCTTGCCGAACGACGCCCCGTACCAGGAGATCAGCCGGCCAGAAGGTTACGCTGTGAACGCCCTGGGACTCGGCGAAGGCGTGGCGGGACCCGTCTTCCCCCTACCGGTCGTCCGCTATCCGTGGGCCGAGACGGAGGCTGCGCTCGCCGCGATGCGAGCAAGCGAAGTCGACGGGGACCCGTACGACGGCCTACGCCTGATGTTTCGGAGCCCGGTCGACGGCGGGCCGACGCTCCCGACGATGGCCTGGCACGTCCAGCTCCTGACCCCTCATCAGAAGACACTGAGCCATCGGCACAACAGCAACGTCTTCTATCACGTCTTCGAGGGCGAGGGCCTGACCATCATTGACGGCGAGCGACTCGAGTGGCACAAGGGCGATATCTTCGCCATCCCACCATGGGCGTGGCACAGCCACGAGAACACGACCCGTCAGGACGTAGTCCTGTTCTCCATCGACGATTGGCCGGCCAAATCGAA from Chloroflexota bacterium encodes the following:
- a CDS encoding cupin domain-containing protein, with the translated sequence MSDVGTTTEDLERFLAEHHLAGAGLSRAHLPPPRKGNAAAYWSWEGIRAGLLQSGKIVTVGPDAMTGMRSVTGVEARNFPIWMNVQILMPGERTQAHRNMRSETRLVVEAPEEAVFVCDFEAYPMKRGDVVISPNWTFHDHWNQGSTPALFVDGYDNGYMGANINERLPNDAPYQEISRPEGYAVNALGLGEGVAGPVFPLPVVRYPWAETEAALAAMRASEVDGDPYDGLRLMFRSPVDGGPTLPTMAWHVQLLTPHQKTLSHRHNSNVFYHVFEGEGLTIIDGERLEWHKGDIFAIPPWAWHSHENTTRQDVVLFSIDDWPAKSKLGFYLKEESPR